CCGCGGTGGATCGCGCGCTCGATGATGATCTCGCTCTGGGTGTATCGGTCCTCCCACAATCGGCGCAGGGCTCGGGCGGCCTCCTCGGAGCGGAACGACACCGCGATCAGCGCCATCGCGATCGAGGGCTCCTCGGTCATGGAATCCTGGATCTCCCGGTTGAGCGCGGCCAGATCGCCGCGCAGCGTGCCGGTGTCGCGGGGCTGCCAGTCGAGGTCGCTCGCCGCGGCGAACAGGTCGCTGATCAGGCCGCCGACATCGCGCCAGCGGCGATACACCGTGGCGCGATGCACGCCCGCGCGGGCGGCGACCGTATCGATGGTGAGGGCGTCGTAACCGTGTTCGGTCAGCTCCGCGCGCACGGCGTCGAGGACCTGGGCGCGCGTGCGGGCGGTTCGGCCGCCGGGCCGGGGTCGCGGCGCGGGGTGCGAGGAATCGCCAAGGGGTGGTGAGGAACTCATCGTCGGCTATCCGGTTGCTCGAAGGGTGCGGGGTGTGACAGCATCCTAATGCAACATTCGTCGCAGTAGCGAGGGGCGCCGATTGAGGTCCCCGCCGAAGGAGTTTCGCCGTGTCACTAGTTCCCGCCGACCCGACCGTGCGCCACCCCATGGCGGGCCAGCCTCGGGTGGTGCTGCTGAAACCCCTGGTCACCTCGCCGCTGATCGAGGTCGGGGAGTTCTCCTATTACGACGACCCGGACGATCCGACCGCGTTCGAAACCCGCAATGTGCTGTACCACTACGGCCCGGAAAAGCTGATCATCGGGAAGTTCTGCGCACTGGCCACCGGGGTGAAGTTCATCATGAACGGCGCCAACCACCGCATGGACGGCCCGTCGACGTTTCCCTTCCCCAGCATGGGCGGCTCGTGGTCGGACCATGTCGACCTGCTCGTCGACCTGCCCAACCGCGGCGACACCGTGGTCGGCAACGACGTGTGGTTGGGCCACGGCGCGACCGTGCTGCCCGGCGTCCGGATCGGCCACGGCGCGATCGTCGCCGCCGGCGCCGTGGTCACCGGCGACGTCCCGGACTACGCCATCGTCGGCGGCAACCCGGCCCGCCTGATCCGAACCCGCTTCGGCGACAACGACATTGCCCGGCTCCTGACCGTGGCCTGGTGGGACTGGCCCCTGGACCACATCACCGCGCACATTCGAACGATCATGTCCGGCACCATCACCGACCTCGAGGCCGCGGCCCCGAATGCGGCCGGGGACATCACGTCTCGTCGGTAGCCCTCGGCCCCAGCGGGAGCAGGGGAATGTGGGCGGTGAGGCAGAACGGATGTCCCGCCGGGTCCAGCAGTACCCGCCAACGGTCCGGTCCGGGCTGCACGTCCGCGCGGCGAGCGCCCAGCCGGAGTGCCTCGCGTTCGCCGACATCCAGATCGGCCACCACGAGGTCGAGGTGAATGTGTTTCGGGGTGGCGCCGCCGGGCCAGGTCGGCGGCCGATAGTCCGGGACCCGGATCATCGACAGCACACCCCGCTCGGCATGGACCACGGCCATGGTTTCCTCGCGATACACGATCTCCCCGCCCGAGTAGCGCCGCCCAGAACGTCGCCAATTCGACCTCGTCGGCACAGTCCAGCGAGATGACTCCCAGTTGTGCGATGGCCACTCGCCGATCATAGGGCGACCGGTAGTCGTGCTGTACAGTTGCCCGCATGACTTGGGGCGTTCTTTACCTGTAGGAGACTCTCGCGGGAGCAGTGCTCGGCGTCGTCGACGTGCGAGCCGCACGGTCGTGCCCGTCTGCTCTCGACTCGGTTGATCATCGTTCTTCCGTTCGAAAGTCGAGTTTCCTCATGTCCCATGACATTTCGCTGTCCGCGGCCGCCCGGTCCCTGGTCGCGCACTCCCGGATCCTGCCCGAGCTGGATGCCGTTACCGACGACGAGCTGGATCTGCTCGGTGCGGTCGTCGCCGATGCGCGGGTCGTCGCCCTGGGGGAGGGCGCGCATTTCGTGGCCGAATTCGGTGTCGCGCGTAGGCGTTTGCTGCGCTATCTGGTCGAGCGGTGCGGTTTCACGGTGCTGGCCTTCGAATTCGGGTTCGCCGAAGCGTGCGCTCTCGACGCGTGGCTGCACGGGCAGGGGCCCGAGACCGCGCTGCGGACAATGATCGGCACCACCAATTCCGGCCTCGACTCCACCATGGCCCGCTGGCTGCGGCACTACAACACCACCGGTGGACATTCGGTGCGGCTGATCGGGGTGGATACACCGGTCTCCGGTGGCACGCTCGCGCCGGTCCTGGAACCGCTGATCGACTACCTGACCACGGTCGATCCCGAGCACGCCGATCTGGCACGCACCGCGCTGGCGATCGGTGCGCGGATCGAGGGCGCCTCGGTGGGCAAGGCGGCGCTGCGCTGGGTCGAGTTGGCCGAGGCCGACCGGACCGCGCTCACCGCGGCGCTGTCCCGGCTCACGGTGCGCATGCGGGCGCTGGAACCGCTGTATGTGGCGCGCAGCGACCGCGCCCGCTACGACCTGGCCGCTCAACAGCTGGCGATCGCCGTGCATACCGACTACATGTTCGCCACCATCCACGGCGTCCTGTTCGGCGGCCCGAGCCTGCCGATGGACGGCTCGGTCCGCGACCGGGTCATGGCCGATACCCTGCTCTGGCACCTCGATCGCCTCGACCCGGACACCCGCGTCGTAGTCATGGCCCACAACAACCACATTCAGAAGAAACCGGTGGAATTCGATGGCCCCCTGGCCTTTTCGATGGGCTGCTACCTCGCCGACACCCTCGGCGACACGTATCGCGCCATCGCCCTCACCCACACCGCCGACACCGTCCCCGACCTGTATCCCGACCCCGACCAGCCGATCGGTTTCACCGTCACCGACACCGCCATGGCCCCGCCCCCGGCGGGCAGCGTCGAGGGCGAACTCATCGCGGCCGGGCTGGGTTCGGTTGTGTCCCTGTGCAATCTGCGCCCCCTACGCAACACCCCGACGAACCTGTCGAGCATCCGCGGCCAGAGCGCCCAGATGCCCACACCGGTCCCCGAAGCATTCGACGCGGTCCTGACCCTCCCCACCATCACCACGAAGGTCGAATTGACCCTCGCCTGACCACAATCGGGTGACCCGATCCGCACGGACACATGCCACCGCTGCGGGTCGGGTCACTACACCGCGTCGACCCGCCGCCGGAGCAGGCAGAATTCATTCCCTTCCGGGTCGGCCAGCACATGCCACGCCGCATCGCCACCCTGCCCGATATCGACCTTCCGCGCCCCCACGCCGAGCAGCCGTTCCAGCTCGGCGTCCTGATCGCGATCGGTGGCGTTCACATCGAGATGCAGCGGCAGTTTCCCCCGCTTCGGCTCGGTGCTACGAACGAACACCAGCGTCGGCTGCGGCCCACCGAACCCGATCCCAGGCGGCCCGATCTCCAGCGCATCCCCCTCCCACCCCACTTCGACATAGCCGAGCACCGCACACCAGAAGTCCGCCAGCCGCTGCGGTTCGGCACAATCGATAACCAATTCCGTGATCCTGCACGCCATCCGCGCGACTCTACGTGCACAACTCTGTCATTTCATCACAGCCACATAGGGTTGCAGGCCGATGGCCATATCCACGCAGGCTGCGAGGAGGATGTCGCGTTCCACCCGGTCGATCGGACGGTTCATCACCAGCCGGGTGCCGAGGATCGGTACCGGCAGTGGTGGGCCGGTGCGGTCCCACCACAGGGTGGTGTCTCGTGCGTCTTCGCCGTTGTACCCCATCGCCCACCCGGCGGGGGTGCGGATGATTTCCAGGCGGCCGGTCTTGTTTCCCGAGCGGTCGAGGAGTAGGAGGCGGAACAGGTCGGGGGTGCGGGGGGTGTCGGGGTGAGGGAGGAAATGGCAGAGGGTGCCTCCGGTGGAGGCTACCGCCGTGGAGGTGTCCGCGCGTAGGACGGTGCCGATGGCGGTGCCGTCGCCTCGGGTGATTACCGTGGGGTCGGTGGGTTTGGACTCGACCCATACGACGGACTTGTCCGCGTAGGTGATTCGGTGCTTGCGGCTGGCGGCGTTGTGGACGGCGGTCGCCAGGGGGGCGCCGGGTCCGCTCCGGAAGGTTATTTCCGGCGCGGTGGATGTCGTGTGCAGAACCCGGCCTTCGATCATGGTCGAGTCGCTTCGCGGGACTGACATCGGTAGATGGTATGACTGTGATCCTCGTCTCATCGGCAATTCGGGCGAATTGAAAAGTCGCGTCGGGGTTCGGTGAGATTCCCTGTCCGGCAGGGTGTCCGGTCGTGGCGTGCAGTGCTGGTGCGGGCGGCCGTCGCCTGCGATGATCGGGCGTGGGCGACGACGGAGGCTCGCGCCGGAGCGAGGGGGAGCGGACAGTGACGACCGAGACGGGCGTGGAGCTGGCGGGTCTGGTCGAGGCCCTGGAATTCGAGCGGGAGCGGTTCGAGACGCCGGGAATGGCCGTGGCCGTGATCCGAGACCGGCGCGTGGTGCTGGCCCGCGGTTTCGGGCTGCGCGATGTGGCGGCGCGGCTGCCCGCGACCGAGCGCACGCTGTTCGCCATCGGCTCCACCACAAAGGCATTCACCGCCACCCTGATCGCCGCGCTGGTCGGTGACGGGCTGCTGGAATGGGATCGGCCGGTGCGGGAGTACCTGCCCTGGTTCCGGCTGCACGACCGGGTGGCCACCGAGCTGATCACCGTGCGCGATCTGCTCTGCCACCGCTCCGGCCTGCCCCGCCACGATCTCGTCTGGTACGCCAACCCGGACATGAGTCGGCGAGAGTTGGTGGAGCGCCTGCGCCATCTGGAGCCGAATCGCAGCTTCCGCGAGGTGTGGCAGTACAACAACCTCATGTTCATCACCGCCGGATACCTGGCCGGTGAATTGCTGGGCAGCAGTTGGGAAGAGGGGGTTCGAGAGCGCCTGCTCGGCCCGCTGAGTATGGCCGACACCTGCTTCTCGCTGACGCAGGCGCGCCGCGCGGCCGACTGGAGCCGCGGCTACCGCGAGCGCGACGAGGGCCCGGAAGAGCTGGCCCCCAAGGACTTTCCCCTCAGCGGTCCGGCGGGCAGCATGTATTCCTCGGTCACCGACCTCGCGCGCTGGATGGAGGTCAATCTCGGCGCGGGGCGCGTCGGCGAGCGGGAGGTGATCGCGCCGAGCGCGCTGCGCACCCTGCACTCCCCGGCCATGGTCGTCGCCGACCAGGAGACGATGTGGCCGGAGCGATTCGGCATCGGATACGGCCTGGGCTGGGCGCTGGAGAGCTACCGCGGACACCGCCTCGTCCACCACGGCGGCGCGATCGAGGGCTACACCGCCAAGGTGGTGTTGGCACCCGAAGCCGGT
The Nocardia terpenica genome window above contains:
- a CDS encoding TetR/AcrR family transcriptional regulator; its protein translation is MSSSPPLGDSSHPAPRPRPGGRTARTRAQVLDAVRAELTEHGYDALTIDTVAARAGVHRATVYRRWRDVGGLISDLFAAASDLDWQPRDTGTLRGDLAALNREIQDSMTEEPSIAMALIAVSFRSEEAARALRRLWEDRYTQSEIIIERAIHRGELPPRIDARALLVAATAPLYHQLVLLRTPPDPHLPDHAAASAELAAQAGAFHRPAFDE
- a CDS encoding CatB-related O-acetyltransferase; this translates as MAGQPRVVLLKPLVTSPLIEVGEFSYYDDPDDPTAFETRNVLYHYGPEKLIIGKFCALATGVKFIMNGANHRMDGPSTFPFPSMGGSWSDHVDLLVDLPNRGDTVVGNDVWLGHGATVLPGVRIGHGAIVAAGAVVTGDVPDYAIVGGNPARLIRTRFGDNDIARLLTVAWWDWPLDHITAHIRTIMSGTITDLEAAAPNAAGDITSRR
- a CDS encoding VOC family protein encodes the protein MYREETMAVVHAERGVLSMIRVPDYRPPTWPGGATPKHIHLDLVVADLDVGEREALRLGARRADVQPGPDRWRVLLDPAGHPFCLTAHIPLLPLGPRATDET
- a CDS encoding erythromycin esterase family protein, translating into MSHDISLSAAARSLVAHSRILPELDAVTDDELDLLGAVVADARVVALGEGAHFVAEFGVARRRLLRYLVERCGFTVLAFEFGFAEACALDAWLHGQGPETALRTMIGTTNSGLDSTMARWLRHYNTTGGHSVRLIGVDTPVSGGTLAPVLEPLIDYLTTVDPEHADLARTALAIGARIEGASVGKAALRWVELAEADRTALTAALSRLTVRMRALEPLYVARSDRARYDLAAQQLAIAVHTDYMFATIHGVLFGGPSLPMDGSVRDRVMADTLLWHLDRLDPDTRVVVMAHNNHIQKKPVEFDGPLAFSMGCYLADTLGDTYRAIALTHTADTVPDLYPDPDQPIGFTVTDTAMAPPPAGSVEGELIAAGLGSVVSLCNLRPLRNTPTNLSSIRGQSAQMPTPVPEAFDAVLTLPTITTKVELTLA
- a CDS encoding VOC family protein, which translates into the protein MACRITELVIDCAEPQRLADFWCAVLGYVEVGWEGDALEIGPPGIGFGGPQPTLVFVRSTEPKRGKLPLHLDVNATDRDQDAELERLLGVGARKVDIGQGGDAAWHVLADPEGNEFCLLRRRVDAV
- a CDS encoding serine hydrolase, producing the protein MTTETGVELAGLVEALEFERERFETPGMAVAVIRDRRVVLARGFGLRDVAARLPATERTLFAIGSTTKAFTATLIAALVGDGLLEWDRPVREYLPWFRLHDRVATELITVRDLLCHRSGLPRHDLVWYANPDMSRRELVERLRHLEPNRSFREVWQYNNLMFITAGYLAGELLGSSWEEGVRERLLGPLSMADTCFSLTQARRAADWSRGYRERDEGPEELAPKDFPLSGPAGSMYSSVTDLARWMEVNLGAGRVGEREVIAPSALRTLHSPAMVVADQETMWPERFGIGYGLGWALESYRGHRLVHHGGAIEGYTAKVVLAPEAGAGAIVLTNHYGTALPDVACYRIMDELLGSAPLPWGKRMRDLQVAARKGGREATERRRSAAADAPPAHPESAYAGEYHHPGYGSLRVTAGDDGLHARLGDLDLDMTHRHFETWDVTLTILETPFPLTFTTDADGEVTSLAVPFEPSVAPIVFQRQPPAELSDPDRLATFVGTYAMGPLRARVRLEETHLSVELINVQTLPLTPATDRTFVVKGRPSIRIQFVVDNGRAVEMEIQPGVGVFTREPENYPV